In a genomic window of Gemmatimonadota bacterium:
- the lpxA gene encoding acyl-ACP--UDP-N-acetylglucosamine O-acyltransferase, which translates to MDLSHAAAEPLIHPTAVVHPNAVLGENVRVGPYCVVGAGVVLGDDCLLDSHVRLDGHLLAGKRNHFFHCAAIAGEPQDLKFDGVESTVRIGDDNIFREFVTVNRATGEDGETRIGNGNLLMAYVHVAHDCILHDGVILANAVNLAGHVEVFDRAVIGGMTPVHQFVRIGKFAIVGGASRLPKDMPPYMKAAGNPIQMVGLNTIGLRRNGIDADTRSELKRAYRTIYRDGLNVTQAVRALRERKSDCPEIAELISFITSSVRGIVR; encoded by the coding sequence GTGGACCTCTCGCACGCCGCCGCGGAACCGCTGATTCATCCGACGGCGGTTGTTCATCCGAATGCGGTTCTGGGTGAGAATGTGCGGGTCGGTCCGTATTGTGTGGTGGGTGCGGGGGTCGTTCTGGGCGACGACTGTCTGCTGGATTCCCATGTCCGCCTGGACGGACATCTCCTTGCTGGAAAGCGAAACCACTTCTTCCACTGTGCGGCCATTGCCGGGGAGCCTCAGGATCTGAAGTTTGACGGCGTGGAGAGCACGGTTCGCATTGGGGATGACAATATCTTCCGCGAGTTCGTGACGGTCAATCGGGCCACCGGCGAAGACGGGGAGACCCGGATCGGGAACGGGAATCTCCTGATGGCTTATGTCCATGTCGCCCACGACTGCATCCTGCATGACGGAGTCATCCTGGCGAACGCGGTCAATCTGGCCGGCCATGTTGAGGTATTCGATCGAGCGGTCATCGGGGGGATGACTCCGGTGCATCAGTTTGTGCGGATCGGGAAGTTCGCCATCGTGGGAGGCGCGTCCCGCCTGCCGAAGGATATGCCTCCGTATATGAAGGCGGCGGGAAACCCCATTCAGATGGTGGGGTTGAACACGATCGGGCTGCGCCGGAACGGCATCGACGCAGACACACGATCCGAACTGAAACGCGCTTACCGGACCATCTATCGGGACGGCCTGAATGTTACCCAGGCAGTCCGCGCCCTGCGGGAGCGGAAGTCTGATTGTCCGGAGATCGCTGAGCTGATTTCATTCATCACCAGTTCCGTGCGCGGGATCGTACGCTAG
- the bamA gene encoding outer membrane protein assembly factor BamA, with translation MIRGLLRSSCVCGLAASFLLTLVSMSPALAETIGSVGIRGNVRAEDALIFSTMGLEAGSEYSPETVRAGIRNLYRQGLFRDVRVLAEPGEGGLALTIEVAENPTILRIRYGGADKLDEDDFAEVVELVAGQTLTARRLNGAIRDILALYEEKGYLLAQVKPEVRGTERVDVIFRVQEGQKVQVEEILFIGNDHVASGDLRGAMETQEDRWWRGGDFRKEIFRQDKERIVERMGASGYADARIVDVRKAYDETRERLTLEIEVEEGPLYRVGEVSLDHGGVFPEDRVRLGVLLKEGEPFNTLLYDQTVGNLYSLCHEEGHIYAKVEDRKTRREGHRMDVDLRVEEGEPARIHRVLVSGNTRTRERVIRREMVVAPGDVFRRSQVLRSQREIFQLGFFDDLQLDSQVADPATGDIDLILEVQERQTGQATMGMGVNSQTGLTGFLQLAQNNWMGKGQLMSIRAEFGRFREFEFSFTEPWLLDTPTSAGIDVFDTKRRFETFTETRTGGDLRLGRRFPWLDYTRSFWRYSLAEYQVEARGGNEDEIGETSPSTISSMTLTLVRNSVDSPFFPTRGSSTRLVNEFAGGVLGGDESYHQLQFGTKSYFRTVGKFVLSLSGDVGFLNGLKAPDQVPFWRRYRLGGIARYGLRGYPDYDVVPDPGLPSTGGRCMLTSTAELRYPIVQSIQGLVFLDAGNTWNRPGEMDLTDLRRGVGAGVRIDVPMVGQLGFDYAYGFDRDETMGGPGWEFHFQIGGQAF, from the coding sequence ATGATTCGTGGTCTCTTGCGTAGTTCCTGTGTGTGCGGATTGGCGGCGTCCTTCCTGCTGACCCTGGTCTCGATGTCTCCGGCGCTGGCGGAGACCATCGGGTCGGTGGGGATTCGCGGGAATGTGCGCGCTGAAGACGCGCTCATCTTCTCGACGATGGGACTGGAGGCCGGGTCCGAGTACTCCCCGGAAACGGTTCGGGCCGGGATTCGCAACCTGTATCGGCAGGGTCTCTTTCGAGATGTCCGTGTTCTTGCCGAACCGGGCGAAGGCGGTCTGGCTCTGACCATCGAAGTCGCCGAGAACCCGACGATCCTCCGCATCCGCTATGGCGGCGCGGACAAACTGGATGAAGATGACTTCGCGGAAGTCGTCGAGCTGGTGGCGGGGCAGACGCTCACCGCCCGAAGGCTGAACGGCGCCATCAGGGACATCCTCGCGCTGTATGAGGAGAAGGGTTACCTCCTCGCGCAGGTGAAGCCTGAGGTACGAGGGACGGAACGAGTGGATGTGATCTTCCGGGTTCAGGAAGGTCAGAAGGTGCAGGTGGAGGAGATCCTCTTCATCGGGAATGACCATGTGGCCAGTGGAGATCTTCGCGGTGCCATGGAGACTCAAGAGGATCGCTGGTGGCGAGGCGGGGACTTTCGGAAGGAGATCTTCCGGCAGGACAAGGAGCGCATCGTGGAGCGCATGGGCGCGTCGGGCTATGCGGATGCGCGCATTGTCGATGTGCGCAAGGCGTACGATGAGACACGAGAGCGCCTCACGCTGGAGATCGAAGTGGAGGAGGGGCCGCTTTATCGGGTGGGCGAGGTGTCGCTCGACCACGGGGGCGTGTTCCCGGAAGATCGCGTGCGCCTCGGGGTTCTTCTGAAGGAGGGAGAACCCTTCAACACGCTCCTCTACGATCAGACCGTGGGCAACCTCTACAGCCTCTGCCACGAAGAGGGACACATCTATGCGAAGGTGGAGGATCGGAAGACCCGGCGCGAAGGACACAGGATGGATGTGGATCTCCGCGTGGAGGAAGGGGAACCGGCCCGGATCCATCGTGTGCTTGTGTCGGGGAATACGCGAACCCGGGAACGCGTGATTCGAAGAGAGATGGTGGTGGCTCCGGGGGATGTCTTCCGTCGGTCGCAGGTACTCCGCAGTCAGCGTGAGATCTTCCAGCTGGGCTTCTTTGACGATCTTCAGCTGGACAGCCAGGTTGCAGACCCGGCAACCGGTGACATCGACCTGATCCTCGAGGTGCAGGAACGACAGACGGGACAGGCGACCATGGGCATGGGCGTCAACTCACAGACGGGCCTGACAGGCTTCCTGCAACTGGCGCAGAACAACTGGATGGGGAAGGGTCAGCTGATGTCGATCCGGGCCGAGTTCGGCAGGTTCCGGGAGTTTGAGTTCTCCTTCACCGAGCCATGGCTTCTGGATACTCCCACCAGTGCGGGCATCGATGTCTTCGACACGAAGAGGCGCTTTGAGACGTTCACAGAGACACGCACCGGCGGGGATCTTCGCCTCGGGCGGCGATTCCCGTGGCTGGACTACACGCGCTCGTTCTGGCGTTATTCGCTTGCCGAGTACCAGGTGGAAGCGCGAGGCGGAAATGAAGACGAAATCGGCGAGACGAGCCCGTCGACGATTTCCTCCATGACGCTGACGCTGGTTCGGAACTCAGTGGACAGCCCGTTCTTCCCCACGCGCGGATCCTCGACCCGCCTGGTCAACGAGTTCGCCGGGGGAGTCCTCGGTGGAGATGAGAGCTACCACCAGTTGCAGTTCGGGACGAAGTCGTACTTTCGGACAGTGGGCAAGTTCGTGTTGTCGCTCTCGGGAGATGTCGGCTTCCTGAATGGACTGAAGGCTCCCGATCAGGTGCCGTTCTGGCGACGCTACCGACTCGGTGGGATTGCGAGGTATGGCTTGCGTGGCTACCCGGACTACGATGTCGTCCCGGACCCCGGGTTGCCCTCCACGGGCGGCCGGTGCATGCTGACCTCCACGGCGGAGCTTCGGTACCCGATCGTGCAGTCGATTCAGGGGCTCGTGTTTCTCGATGCGGGCAACACCTGGAACAGGCCTGGAGAGATGGACCTGACGGATCTCCGGCGGGGAGTCGGTGCGGGAGTGCGTATTGATGTGCCAATGGTCGGTCAGTTGGGGTTTGATTACGCTTACGGATTCGATCGAGACGAAACCATGGGAGGTCCAGGATGGGAGTTTCATTTCCAGATCGGCGGCCAGGCCTTCTAG
- a CDS encoding lysophospholipid acyltransferase family protein, with translation MSRGRASGKQIARAVDLVVRTLGHSVVLSLGTTWRVRHVGRENAVRARSMGGPVIYAFTHGVLLPLVYTHRRRGIHILASQSRDGDRIAAVAGHLGYESVRGSSSRGGREALARLVECAKAGHDLGITPDGPRGPRGSVSPGVVVMASRAGVPILPLGVAATRAFHASSWDRFLLPLPAARVFVAYGRPLCVESDAAPADIERHCESLKSALVAVETKACSYASGAVMPPGTDRVAG, from the coding sequence ATGAGCCGGGGGCGTGCTTCGGGGAAGCAGATCGCGCGGGCGGTGGATCTCGTGGTGCGAACGCTGGGGCACAGCGTGGTGCTGAGCCTGGGGACCACCTGGCGCGTGCGACATGTGGGCCGGGAGAACGCGGTCCGCGCCCGCAGCATGGGCGGACCGGTGATCTACGCTTTCACGCACGGAGTCCTTCTTCCGCTGGTCTATACGCACCGGCGACGGGGCATCCACATCCTCGCGAGTCAAAGTCGCGACGGCGACCGGATTGCGGCCGTCGCCGGCCATCTCGGCTATGAGTCTGTTCGCGGGTCCAGCAGCCGGGGCGGGCGGGAGGCGCTGGCGAGGCTGGTGGAGTGCGCGAAAGCAGGCCATGACCTGGGGATCACTCCGGATGGCCCCCGTGGCCCTCGCGGGTCCGTCAGTCCGGGGGTCGTGGTCATGGCAAGTCGCGCGGGGGTCCCGATTCTCCCGCTGGGAGTGGCGGCGACGCGTGCGTTTCACGCGTCGTCATGGGACCGTTTTCTCCTTCCACTTCCTGCCGCACGCGTGTTCGTGGCGTATGGCAGGCCGCTGTGCGTAGAGAGCGATGCAGCGCCGGCGGATATCGAGCGCCACTGCGAAAGCCTGAAGAGCGCCCTGGTCGCTGTCGAGACCAAGGCGTGCTCGTACGCTTCGGGCGCGGTCATGCCGCCGGGCACGGATCGGGTGGCGGGATGA
- the lpxB gene encoding lipid-A-disaccharide synthase produces the protein MGRTVLILTGEASGDLQAGLVARELRAMAPDVRIRAVGGEALREAGAELLYDIDRLSAMGFAEVVRQIPRHRTLARRLDTLLREDPPDVVLPVDYPGFNLRIAAKARGLGIPVLYYIGPQVWAWGENRLPKIRKAVDRMLVVFPFEEAIYREAGIPVEFVGHPLLDALADRPGREAARQVLGLSPERLVVGLLPGSRLQEVRRLFPVMAETVARVRDEVRNVQAVCSVAPGIPEETCRVETEAEGDSPIQRVSGGAELIQAAADVLLVTSGTATLQSALAGTPLAVLYRTSRITWFAGKRLVKIPHISLVNIVHGGELVPEFLQDRARPEAIAPFVLNLLRDPASREAMSRSLRGLQKRLGTPGASRRVAERILEAAG, from the coding sequence GTGGGCCGCACCGTCCTGATCCTGACCGGGGAAGCGTCGGGAGATCTTCAGGCCGGTCTGGTTGCGAGGGAACTTCGGGCAATGGCGCCCGATGTTCGCATTCGTGCCGTGGGGGGCGAAGCTCTCCGCGAGGCGGGTGCAGAGCTGCTCTATGACATCGACCGTTTGTCCGCGATGGGTTTTGCGGAAGTGGTCCGCCAGATTCCGCGCCATCGTACGCTCGCTCGCCGGTTGGACACTCTCTTGCGGGAGGATCCACCGGATGTCGTTCTTCCGGTGGACTACCCGGGCTTCAATCTTCGCATCGCTGCCAAGGCGCGCGGCCTCGGCATTCCAGTGCTCTATTACATCGGGCCGCAGGTGTGGGCATGGGGGGAGAACCGCCTTCCGAAAATCCGGAAAGCGGTGGACCGGATGCTGGTTGTCTTCCCGTTTGAGGAGGCAATCTACCGAGAGGCCGGGATCCCCGTGGAGTTCGTGGGGCATCCACTGCTCGACGCGCTGGCCGATCGGCCCGGGAGGGAGGCAGCTCGACAGGTCTTGGGGTTGTCGCCGGAGAGGCTGGTCGTGGGGCTTCTACCGGGGAGCCGGTTGCAGGAGGTGCGAAGGCTGTTCCCGGTCATGGCCGAGACCGTCGCGAGAGTTCGGGACGAAGTGCGGAATGTGCAGGCCGTATGCAGCGTGGCGCCGGGGATTCCGGAGGAAACCTGCCGGGTGGAGACCGAGGCCGAGGGAGACTCTCCCATCCAGCGAGTTTCAGGCGGCGCCGAGCTCATTCAGGCGGCCGCGGATGTCCTTCTGGTGACCTCCGGCACCGCGACGCTCCAGAGCGCCCTTGCCGGGACTCCGCTGGCGGTGTTGTACCGGACATCGCGCATCACCTGGTTTGCGGGGAAGCGGCTCGTGAAGATTCCGCACATCTCGCTCGTGAACATTGTTCACGGCGGGGAGCTGGTGCCGGAGTTTCTGCAGGACAGGGCCAGGCCCGAAGCGATTGCCCCATTCGTACTGAATCTCCTCCGCGACCCTGCGTCGCGTGAAGCGATGAGCCGGAGCTTGAGAGGGCTTCAGAAACGCCTCGGGACACCGGGGGCGTCGCGTCGTGTTGCGGAACGCATACTGGAGGCTGCGGGATGA
- a CDS encoding OmpH family outer membrane protein has translation MISPALAGEVGVIDFQTIFDKYEGTADAQKALDLQLREWDDEARAMRDEIESLSTELEGQQLMLSEEKLAEKRASLEEKKNEYQQFAESVWGIEGLAAERNAELTRPIAEQILEIVAKMGEEMRYSVVLDAGTGQVVWATESADMTGLVLDELESGLEAAGDQAVEPGAPESAE, from the coding sequence ATGATCTCTCCGGCTTTGGCCGGGGAAGTGGGAGTCATCGACTTCCAGACGATTTTCGACAAGTACGAAGGAACGGCCGATGCCCAGAAGGCTCTGGATCTGCAGCTCCGCGAATGGGACGACGAAGCTCGTGCCATGCGAGATGAGATTGAGTCGCTGAGTACCGAACTGGAAGGCCAGCAACTGATGCTCTCCGAGGAGAAGCTCGCGGAAAAGCGCGCGTCCCTGGAAGAGAAGAAGAATGAGTACCAGCAGTTCGCGGAGTCCGTCTGGGGGATCGAAGGCCTGGCGGCGGAACGGAATGCGGAACTCACGCGCCCGATTGCCGAGCAGATCCTGGAGATTGTCGCGAAGATGGGCGAAGAGATGCGATACAGCGTGGTCCTGGACGCGGGCACCGGGCAGGTGGTCTGGGCGACCGAAAGTGCGGACATGACGGGTCTGGTGCTGGATGAGCTGGAGTCGGGACTGGAGGCGGCCGGAGATCAGGCGGTGGAGCCGGGAGCTCCGGAGAGCGCGGAGTGA
- a CDS encoding glycosyltransferase N-terminal domain-containing protein encodes MLVRFGRGHAAGHGSGGGMSAGVRMYRVAWRVALKLGIPRLVLRNRTEELAERMGQAPVGGESSPVWIHAASVGELGAAEVLIRAMRARSESIPIAVSTMTRTGRERAEALNPDFGPFHLPFDAPGPVACALDRLCPRALLLVETELWPELLGQVTARGIPWGIVSGRISPGGFRRARWAGPIYREMLGSAGAVAARTEEDAARFRALGGRPDGLRVTGDLKDDRVPEAYTAPDPDSVRWAAACTRPGEEEIVLEALALVAERMAAPGELLLAPRHPNRFEDAARLAEEAGWRVRRWEDRTPVVQAEESGWSVTLVDRMGVLPEVYRRACVAFIGGSLVPLGGHTPTEAAAGGRPVLVGPHTETCEDAVARLERVGAARRVDGAQTLADEVCRALLHPDESAAEGRRAWEVAAEGTGAAADTVAFLRERGVLR; translated from the coding sequence GTGCTCGTACGCTTCGGGCGCGGTCATGCCGCCGGGCACGGATCGGGTGGCGGGATGAGCGCGGGAGTTCGCATGTACCGTGTCGCATGGCGGGTTGCGCTGAAGCTGGGCATTCCCCGGCTCGTTCTGCGGAACAGGACGGAAGAACTCGCGGAGCGGATGGGGCAGGCTCCGGTCGGAGGGGAGTCTTCGCCCGTGTGGATTCACGCGGCCTCCGTCGGAGAGCTGGGGGCTGCGGAGGTCCTCATTCGTGCGATGCGTGCCCGGTCCGAGTCCATTCCGATTGCCGTGTCGACGATGACGCGCACCGGTCGCGAGCGAGCCGAAGCGCTGAACCCGGACTTCGGGCCGTTCCACCTGCCGTTTGACGCACCCGGACCTGTGGCGTGCGCGCTGGATCGCCTTTGCCCCCGGGCGCTCCTTCTGGTGGAGACGGAGCTGTGGCCGGAACTGCTCGGACAGGTGACAGCTCGCGGGATTCCCTGGGGGATCGTGAGCGGGAGAATCTCGCCGGGCGGCTTCCGCCGGGCGCGGTGGGCGGGTCCGATCTATCGGGAGATGCTGGGCAGCGCGGGAGCGGTCGCGGCTCGCACGGAAGAGGACGCGGCGCGCTTCCGTGCACTGGGGGGGCGCCCGGATGGACTGCGCGTGACGGGTGATCTCAAGGACGACCGCGTTCCGGAGGCCTACACCGCTCCCGATCCCGATTCCGTCCGCTGGGCGGCCGCCTGCACGCGCCCCGGCGAAGAGGAGATTGTGCTGGAGGCACTCGCGCTCGTTGCGGAGAGGATGGCGGCCCCGGGGGAACTCCTTCTCGCGCCCCGGCATCCGAACCGTTTCGAAGACGCCGCTCGCCTTGCGGAGGAGGCGGGATGGCGGGTAAGGAGGTGGGAGGACCGAACGCCGGTTGTCCAGGCGGAAGAATCCGGGTGGAGCGTGACTCTTGTGGATCGCATGGGGGTTTTGCCGGAGGTGTACCGGCGGGCGTGCGTCGCATTCATCGGAGGGAGCCTTGTGCCTCTGGGCGGCCACACCCCGACCGAAGCGGCGGCTGGGGGTCGGCCGGTGCTTGTGGGGCCGCACACGGAGACCTGCGAAGACGCCGTGGCCCGCCTGGAGAGGGTCGGGGCGGCGCGTCGTGTGGACGGAGCGCAGACGCTGGCGGACGAAGTCTGCCGCGCCTTGCTGCATCCGGACGAGAGTGCCGCGGAAGGCCGTCGCGCCTGGGAGGTGGCGGCGGAAGGGACCGGAGCCGCGGCCGACACGGTGGCCTTCCTGCGCGAGAGGGGAGTCCTTCGTTGA
- the lpxD gene encoding UDP-3-O-(3-hydroxymyristoyl)glucosamine N-acyltransferase: MSSSRGPITLAEIASRVGAEVEGSGETLIHGMAPVEDAKAGELTFVASEKYRHFLSDTKASAVILPPGMPAPEGLAVVRATDPEATVLGVLKLLDPGPPLPPEGQHANAVVASSAEVASGVRMGPGIVIEDGVRVGKGSILIAGVHLSESCIIGEECVLYPGVFIGRECVLGNRVTVQPGAVVGSDGFGYAPVGKNRYEKIPQLGIVEIGDDVEIGANACIDRATMGATRIGAGTKIDNMVHIAHNVSVGEGGAIAALTGVAGSTRIGDGIRTGGQAGFAGHLRIGDHVTLAGRAGVTANVADGMTVSGFPARGHRETLRAEAALRRLPETLKELRAASEKHAPEPSDGSES, translated from the coding sequence GTGAGTTCGTCCCGGGGGCCGATCACCCTGGCTGAGATCGCCTCCCGAGTAGGAGCCGAAGTCGAGGGCTCCGGGGAGACGCTCATCCACGGGATGGCGCCCGTTGAAGACGCAAAGGCTGGAGAGCTGACTTTTGTGGCTTCGGAGAAGTATCGGCATTTCCTGTCCGATACGAAAGCGTCGGCTGTCATACTCCCCCCGGGGATGCCTGCTCCGGAGGGCCTTGCCGTCGTGCGGGCCACCGATCCTGAGGCGACGGTTCTGGGCGTTCTGAAGCTGCTGGACCCTGGACCTCCTCTGCCGCCCGAGGGACAACACGCCAATGCGGTGGTGGCATCCAGCGCGGAGGTTGCGTCCGGTGTCCGCATGGGGCCCGGGATCGTGATTGAGGACGGAGTGCGTGTCGGCAAGGGCAGCATTCTGATCGCCGGCGTTCACCTGTCCGAGTCGTGCATCATCGGAGAAGAGTGTGTGCTGTATCCCGGGGTCTTCATCGGTCGCGAGTGTGTGCTGGGGAATCGGGTGACCGTGCAGCCCGGTGCCGTGGTCGGAAGCGATGGTTTCGGATACGCCCCGGTCGGGAAGAACCGATACGAGAAGATCCCGCAGCTGGGCATCGTGGAGATCGGCGACGATGTGGAGATCGGCGCCAATGCCTGCATCGATCGAGCGACAATGGGAGCCACACGGATCGGCGCAGGCACCAAAATTGACAACATGGTGCACATCGCTCACAATGTCTCGGTCGGTGAAGGAGGGGCCATCGCCGCCCTTACCGGCGTGGCGGGGAGCACCCGCATTGGAGATGGCATTCGAACGGGCGGACAGGCCGGCTTTGCCGGCCATCTTCGCATTGGAGACCATGTGACCCTCGCCGGACGAGCGGGTGTCACAGCGAATGTCGCCGATGGAATGACGGTCTCCGGCTTTCCGGCGCGGGGACATCGAGAGACTCTTCGGGCTGAAGCGGCACTTCGGCGGCTTCCGGAGACTTTGAAGGAACTCCGGGCGGCGTCCGAAAAGCATGCGCCGGAGCCATCCGACGGGAGTGAATCGTGA
- a CDS encoding bifunctional UDP-3-O-[3-hydroxymyristoyl] N-acetylglucosamine deacetylase/3-hydroxyacyl-ACP dehydratase, with protein MIQGNQRTIAEPVEIEGRGLHSGVATKLRFLPAAAGSGIRFIRVDLPGRPALPARVDLALGGEPDPRRTTLSMGPAVIGTVEHVLAAAAGLGIDNLDIEIDSEEPCEPDGSARPFVDLFLRAGVKELPDLRHYFEVRQPISFEEGGAQRVILPHDGMKVSFTIDYRSPLIGTQYASFELDSDFFVNDLASARTFAMLEDVEGLRESGLIKGGSLANAVVVTPDEIRSDEPLRFGNEFVRHKILDLIGDLSLLGMPLKGHVIAVRGGHAANVQLVKRIRDEAVKSYRWRSPGQESISLDINAILEIMPHRYPMLLVDRIVELVDGKRVVGIKNVTINEPFFQGHFPGHPIMPAVLVVEAMAQAGGVLLLNTVERPETKLMYFLGIDNAKFRKPVLPGDTLRFELELVNLKRKFCKMRGKAFIGDDLAAEADLLSTIVDKPGAE; from the coding sequence GTGATTCAGGGAAACCAGAGGACCATTGCCGAGCCGGTTGAGATCGAAGGACGCGGCCTTCACTCCGGTGTGGCTACGAAGCTTCGCTTTCTTCCCGCTGCCGCCGGGAGCGGGATTCGCTTCATTCGTGTGGATCTCCCGGGGCGGCCCGCTCTTCCCGCCCGCGTGGATCTCGCCCTGGGCGGCGAGCCGGACCCGCGCCGTACCACGCTGTCCATGGGTCCTGCGGTGATTGGCACGGTGGAGCATGTCCTCGCGGCGGCCGCCGGCCTGGGCATTGACAACCTGGACATCGAGATTGATTCAGAGGAACCGTGTGAACCCGACGGAAGCGCGCGTCCCTTCGTGGATCTCTTCCTCCGCGCAGGCGTCAAGGAACTCCCGGATCTGCGCCACTACTTCGAGGTGCGGCAACCCATCAGTTTTGAAGAGGGTGGGGCGCAGCGTGTGATTCTTCCCCATGACGGCATGAAGGTCAGCTTTACGATCGACTACCGAAGCCCCCTGATCGGAACCCAGTATGCGTCGTTCGAACTGGACAGCGATTTCTTCGTAAACGACCTCGCCTCCGCGCGCACTTTTGCCATGCTGGAAGATGTGGAAGGACTTCGCGAGAGTGGGCTCATCAAGGGAGGCAGCCTGGCCAATGCGGTGGTGGTGACTCCGGACGAGATCCGCAGCGACGAACCGCTTCGCTTCGGCAACGAGTTTGTGCGACACAAGATCCTGGACCTGATCGGCGATCTCTCTCTTCTGGGGATGCCGCTGAAGGGCCATGTCATTGCCGTGCGCGGCGGGCATGCCGCCAATGTTCAGCTGGTGAAGAGAATCCGCGACGAAGCCGTGAAGAGCTATCGCTGGCGTTCACCGGGGCAGGAATCCATCTCCCTGGACATCAATGCGATTCTGGAGATCATGCCGCATCGCTACCCGATGCTCCTGGTGGACCGCATTGTGGAGCTGGTGGATGGGAAGCGCGTGGTCGGAATCAAGAATGTGACCATCAACGAACCCTTCTTCCAGGGGCATTTTCCGGGGCATCCCATCATGCCGGCGGTGCTGGTTGTGGAAGCCATGGCGCAAGCCGGAGGCGTTCTCCTTCTGAATACGGTGGAGCGTCCGGAGACGAAGCTCATGTACTTCCTTGGAATCGACAATGCGAAGTTCCGCAAGCCGGTTCTCCCCGGGGACACGCTGCGCTTCGAGCTGGAACTCGTGAACCTGAAGCGGAAGTTCTGCAAGATGCGCGGGAAGGCGTTCATCGGCGATGATCTGGCCGCAGAGGCGGACCTTCTCTCGACGATTGTGGACAAGCCGGGAGCGGAGTGA
- the lpxK gene encoding tetraacyldisaccharide 4'-kinase, whose translation MKHPVMDHRGLRRVGGHWPPGLARGVSFVYGMASGAFHKLHDHRLLPCREVPIPVVSVGALSVGGSGKTPVVRWLAGELLARGELPGVVLRGYRSEGGKQARRVDPGHPDVQRDGDEAVLLAIGLPGVPVIVSPLRREGVARLASAGTRVALLDDGFQHRCLRRDVDMVLWDLRAERSPRRLIPAGSLRERPKALTRASALVLVNRGDGFPDVPPEWPGAGPVFRVALESRVVGMLPASAPLHAVSGVAVPESFEESLIRSGVALTGASRWADHHAFTHSDVQAVSRQVRVEGAEGIAMTAKDAVRWPGGGGLPAPVVFDLSVHAEGGDALVEWVVARIREAGND comes from the coding sequence TTGAAGCATCCCGTCATGGACCACCGGGGGCTGCGAAGGGTGGGCGGGCACTGGCCGCCCGGACTGGCACGCGGAGTCTCCTTCGTGTACGGCATGGCCTCCGGCGCATTCCACAAGCTTCATGACCACCGCCTTCTGCCTTGCCGAGAGGTCCCGATCCCCGTCGTGTCAGTGGGCGCGCTGAGCGTGGGCGGAAGCGGGAAGACGCCGGTTGTTCGCTGGCTTGCGGGGGAACTGCTCGCGAGGGGAGAGCTTCCGGGGGTCGTGCTGCGGGGGTACCGTTCAGAAGGGGGAAAGCAGGCCCGGCGAGTGGACCCCGGTCACCCGGATGTGCAGCGGGATGGCGACGAAGCCGTGCTCCTTGCGATCGGTCTCCCGGGCGTTCCGGTCATTGTGTCCCCCCTTCGAAGGGAAGGGGTGGCCCGGCTGGCCAGCGCGGGGACGCGCGTGGCTCTCCTGGACGACGGATTCCAGCACCGTTGCCTCAGGCGGGATGTGGACATGGTGTTGTGGGATCTTCGAGCGGAGAGGTCACCGAGGCGCCTCATCCCGGCGGGGTCCCTTCGGGAGCGGCCCAAGGCCCTCACGCGGGCTTCCGCGCTGGTTCTGGTGAATCGTGGAGACGGGTTCCCGGATGTACCCCCGGAGTGGCCCGGGGCAGGGCCGGTGTTTCGAGTCGCGCTGGAGTCCCGCGTGGTCGGTATGCTTCCCGCATCCGCGCCTCTTCATGCGGTGTCGGGAGTGGCCGTCCCGGAGTCGTTCGAGGAGTCCCTCATTCGGTCAGGAGTGGCGCTGACCGGAGCCTCTCGCTGGGCGGACCATCACGCCTTCACGCATTCCGATGTACAAGCGGTGAGCAGGCAGGTTCGCGTTGAGGGGGCGGAAGGGATTGCCATGACTGCCAAGGATGCGGTTCGATGGCCTGGTGGGGGAGGCCTCCCCGCCCCCGTCGTATTCGATCTCAGCGTTCACGCTGAAGGCGGAGACGCGCTCGTGGAATGGGTGGTGGCCCGGATTCGGGAGGCTGGCAATGACTGA